The following are from one region of the Pseudodesulfovibrio piezophilus C1TLV30 genome:
- a CDS encoding DUF554 domain-containing protein — MLPLGSIVNAIAIIGGSAIGCWLQSRFPERIRAIVFQGLGLSVLLIGIQMALKVQNILIVIFAVLLGGITGELLRLDTAFERLGNTFKKLIKSRNPQFTDGLITASLIYCIGAMAIIGAIEEGMSGDPTVLYTKAILDGFASVALAATYGSGVLFSFIPVLIYQGAMTIGANFFQQYFSEIMIAQVTACGGLLIVGIAINLLKLTEIKLANLLPALGFVVLLTALFG; from the coding sequence ATGCTCCCTCTCGGCTCAATAGTGAATGCCATCGCCATTATCGGAGGATCAGCCATCGGATGCTGGTTGCAATCCCGTTTCCCCGAACGAATCCGTGCGATCGTTTTTCAGGGCCTCGGCCTCAGCGTCTTGCTCATCGGCATTCAAATGGCTCTCAAAGTTCAAAATATACTTATCGTCATATTCGCCGTACTTTTGGGCGGCATCACAGGGGAACTCCTCCGACTCGACACCGCGTTTGAAAGATTGGGAAACACATTCAAAAAACTTATCAAGTCGAGAAATCCTCAATTTACAGATGGGCTTATCACGGCTTCCCTCATCTATTGCATCGGAGCCATGGCCATCATCGGTGCGATCGAAGAAGGCATGAGCGGTGATCCGACCGTTCTCTATACCAAAGCCATTCTGGATGGTTTTGCCTCTGTCGCTCTAGCTGCCACCTATGGTTCCGGCGTTCTCTTTTCCTTCATCCCGGTGCTGATTTATCAAGGTGCCATGACCATCGGCGCGAATTTCTTCCAACAGTACTTCTCCGAAATAATGATTGCTCAAGTCACGGCATGTGGTGGACTGCTTATCGTCGGCATCGCCATCAACTTGCTCAAGCTTACCGAGATCAAACTCGCCAACCTGCTTCCTGCCCTCGGCTTTGTTGTTCTTCTGACCGCTCTCTTCGGATAA
- a CDS encoding tyrosine-type recombinase/integrase → MPLTVKKIASLKPKKKLYRVADAEGLCLEVTPTGSKLWRLRYRYNDKGKMMALGKLTDVDLAQARDECRKWKRCLREGFDPALVKKEEDARSSGKDSFETVTREWFAKFKQKWAEQTGVRKLARLESHVFPLIGSLPIDKVDAPQIRRVVLRLESLEKLHTAHRVKNIIGEIMRYAVAMGLILHNPVPDLAGVLPPTKEIHRASIVDPKGIGGLLRAIDEYQGSLVTRCALKLAPITFVRPGELRHAEWSEIDYEGKEWRIPAEKMKMKRPHVVPLSRQAVEVLKEVELVTGHGGYIFPSERSSARPMSNNTINAALRRMGYTKDEMTGHGFRSMASTNLNELGFHPDHIERQLAHVEANRVRAAYNYAEHLVERKKMMQAWADWLDGVKAGGKVIPLKSASGSGV, encoded by the coding sequence ATGCCCCTGACAGTCAAGAAAATAGCATCGCTGAAACCGAAGAAAAAGCTATACCGTGTGGCAGACGCCGAGGGCCTTTGTCTTGAGGTTACGCCAACGGGTTCCAAGTTGTGGCGGCTTCGTTATCGTTACAACGACAAAGGCAAAATGATGGCCTTGGGAAAGTTGACGGATGTTGACCTTGCACAGGCTCGTGACGAATGCAGAAAGTGGAAGCGGTGTTTACGGGAAGGCTTCGACCCTGCGCTTGTAAAAAAAGAAGAGGACGCGAGGTCAAGCGGCAAGGATAGCTTTGAAACTGTCACCCGTGAATGGTTTGCCAAGTTCAAGCAAAAATGGGCTGAGCAAACCGGCGTTCGGAAACTAGCCCGCCTTGAAAGTCATGTTTTTCCATTGATAGGTTCTCTCCCCATCGACAAGGTGGACGCTCCACAAATACGCCGCGTGGTTCTTCGTCTTGAGAGTCTGGAAAAACTTCACACTGCCCACCGTGTAAAAAATATCATTGGCGAGATCATGCGTTACGCTGTCGCAATGGGTTTGATTCTACACAATCCCGTTCCTGACCTTGCCGGAGTCTTGCCGCCTACCAAAGAGATACACCGAGCTAGCATTGTCGATCCTAAAGGCATAGGTGGCCTTCTGAGGGCCATAGACGAATATCAAGGGAGCCTTGTTACTCGTTGCGCCTTGAAACTTGCTCCAATTACGTTTGTACGTCCGGGGGAACTTCGCCATGCCGAATGGTCGGAAATCGATTATGAAGGCAAGGAGTGGCGCATACCTGCCGAGAAAATGAAGATGAAGCGGCCTCATGTTGTTCCGCTTTCTCGTCAAGCTGTCGAGGTATTGAAAGAGGTTGAATTGGTTACTGGTCATGGTGGCTATATCTTTCCGTCTGAACGGTCCTCGGCTCGGCCCATGAGCAACAACACCATTAACGCCGCGCTACGCCGTATGGGGTACACCAAGGACGAAATGACGGGGCATGGCTTTCGCTCCATGGCGTCAACCAACCTTAACGAATTGGGGTTCCATCCTGACCATATTGAACGGCAGCTTGCCCATGTGGAGGCAAACAGAGTTCGGGCGGCTTACAACTACGCCGAGCATTTGGTGGAACGTAAGAAAATGATGCAAGCGTGGGCTGACTGGCTGGATGGGGTGAAGGCCGGGGGTAAGGTTATTCCTTTGAAGTCAGCTAGCGGTAGTGGAGTATAA
- a CDS encoding helix-turn-helix transcriptional regulator, whose translation MSITLPETGFVRLPQVLQIIPVCKAAWWKGIVEGRYPKGVKLAPRTTAWRVEDIRALIDRLSNEGGA comes from the coding sequence ATGTCTATTACTCTTCCCGAAACTGGTTTCGTTCGTCTTCCGCAAGTTCTGCAAATTATCCCGGTGTGCAAGGCCGCGTGGTGGAAAGGTATTGTCGAGGGCCGTTATCCCAAGGGTGTGAAGTTGGCACCGCGTACAACCGCATGGCGTGTGGAGGATATCCGGGCGTTGATTGATCGCCTTTCAAATGAAGGTGGGGCGTAA
- a CDS encoding replication initiation protein, protein MSKLQWGHGKATPYWGYKGKVIHKAPYVGLPTNVHNYLLLDLDEEGAGCRWLEESLPHPTFVVVTPGNLHALYGYELATPVIKPNGNSSVKAYEFFQAILAAYRHRLCADTGYNEFNCKNPLSDRWKKYTFWNDRKYTFDELQKHVELVSKGKRNRAKAEQPKPTSPDSLLFHVGQQWAYKNFKVSPDRDHLQNAIWEYLNGYNQDAIAVEFGKREPAANVLGKAKSIAKWVWKRRNESWLADYGKERGALGFSPICSQWTDEERAEETRARQSEGAYYAHGKRNQATRDKIKESVNQIFERGGTISISSVAREANLSRLTVRRNKELLG, encoded by the coding sequence TTGTCCAAACTTCAATGGGGGCATGGCAAGGCTACGCCGTATTGGGGATACAAAGGAAAAGTCATCCACAAGGCGCCATATGTTGGCTTGCCGACGAATGTACACAACTACCTGCTTTTGGACCTTGATGAAGAGGGGGCCGGTTGTCGGTGGCTTGAAGAGAGCTTGCCTCATCCTACATTTGTTGTTGTGACGCCGGGAAACTTGCATGCCTTGTATGGGTATGAGCTGGCAACGCCGGTGATCAAGCCGAATGGGAATTCTTCGGTTAAAGCCTATGAGTTCTTTCAAGCTATCCTGGCGGCGTATCGGCATCGCCTTTGTGCCGATACTGGTTACAATGAATTCAATTGCAAGAATCCACTTTCGGACCGTTGGAAAAAATACACGTTTTGGAATGACCGAAAATATACTTTTGATGAACTACAAAAGCATGTGGAGCTTGTCAGCAAAGGGAAACGGAACCGGGCAAAAGCAGAACAGCCGAAACCTACCAGCCCGGACAGTCTATTATTTCATGTCGGTCAACAGTGGGCTTATAAGAATTTTAAGGTTTCGCCGGATAGGGACCATTTGCAAAATGCCATTTGGGAATACCTGAATGGTTACAATCAAGACGCTATCGCTGTTGAGTTCGGCAAGCGGGAACCGGCGGCTAATGTTTTGGGTAAGGCGAAATCCATTGCCAAGTGGGTTTGGAAACGTCGTAATGAATCATGGCTGGCTGATTATGGGAAAGAGCGCGGCGCGTTGGGCTTTAGTCCGATCTGTTCGCAGTGGACCGATGAGGAGCGGGCCGAGGAGACAAGGGCGCGGCAAAGCGAGGGAGCATATTATGCTCATGGCAAACGCAATCAAGCTACCCGCGATAAAATCAAAGAATCTGTCAATCAGATATTTGAGCGCGGGGGAACTATTTCTATTTCAAGTGTAGCAAGAGAGGCGAACCTTTCACGGCTGACAGTGCGCCGCAATAAAGAGCTTTTGGGATAG
- a CDS encoding DEAD/DEAH box helicase, whose amino-acid sequence MTALQKILETYREASTTEREKGTYFEELTICYLKNEATYKDLYSDVWMYSEWAELEGLDKQDTGIDLVAKTRGTEEFHAIQCKLYAESHTIQKSDIDSFFTASGKKYFTNRIIVCTTNKWSGPAEKSLSDQFPPVNKIDLHDLENSQIDWSQYQPDTEPVLKEKYGLRDHQQAAYDAVEKGLKTADRGKLIMACGTGKTFTSLKIAEGLAGKGKRVLFMVPSLALLSQTLTEWTQQSVTPLHSFAVCSDSDVGKKRKKDDDSVQVFTHELRYPATTQPDKLAQEMDKRHDSQHMSVVFSTYHSIDVLNAAQYEHDLPEFDLIICDEAHRTTGATFANDDESNFVKVHENRFVKAAKRIYMTATPRLYGDTAKATAERDDIVLCSMDDEKQYGKELYTINFSEAVKLGLLCDYKVLVLSVDETHVSRRIQDLLKSKDNQLKVDDAAKIIGCWKALSKQDVTDDLVDDAAPMKRAVAFCQVIEIARNARKHKVSSKNIANMFQKVVKSYQESETEELVSSLTCEADHVDGSMNASTKESKLDWLRAESSENTCRILSNVRCLSEGVDVPALDAVLFLTPRNSQVDVVQSVGRVMRNAPGKKRGYVILPVVIPAGKKPHEALNDNVTYKVVWQVLQALRSHDDRFDAMVNKTDLVGPDTQKIEVVTITDKINAKTAAKLGSTGKGSQTIGEAETPRRDPVAKQLTFEISDFERAIYAKLVKKCGNRHHWEDWANDIAKIAQTHISRIHTILADETHVKERKAFHDFAEELRDDLNDSISDEEVIEMLAQHLITKPVFDALFEGYSFASNNPISQAMQGVLDSLEEHRLDKEADTLERFYESVKLRASGIDNAEGKQKIVVELYDKFFRNAFPKMTERLGIVYTPVEVVDFIIHSVNDVLKSEFGQTLGSEGVHIIDPFTGTGTFITRLLQSGLISPEQLPHKYKYEIHANEIVLLAYYIAAINIEAVYHTLMDGKDEYQLFEGICLTDTFQLYEKEDLISAMLEDNSERRKRQKELDIRVIMGNPPYSEGQASANDNNQNVVYPHLDGRIRGTYAANSNAKLSKGLYNSYIRSIRWASDRIGDSGVIGFVSGSGFVEKPAMDGIRKCLAEEFSSIYVLNLRGDIRKNMLSKGRAKEGQNIFGSGSMTGIAITLFVKNASTKKKGQIFYHDIGDDLSQADKLGRLVELDSQSNIQAMDEWATISPDSHGDWLNLRNDIFSKHIVLGDRKGDSKLFANYSQGLLSSRDAWCYSFSKTRLLKNMKTMIACFSDEVVRFSEAHQGETTKERASKLNAFLLSDPTLISWSVNLKKEVLRETDIQFDATKVRRTMYRPFVKQWLYMDRCLNERVLQMPRFFPDYDPENLVICVSGIGARSGFSVLMVDSVSNFHFLDTSQCFPLHYYEENQPPKKQKQVGLFDEPRSNDKKHVKRDGLTDSGLNEFRDAYPNETISKEDVFYYVYGLLHSPDYRGRFNNNLAKELPHIPCVKSAVDFWAFSKSGRGLADLHLNYETVEPYPLTMDTGDKKLEDKHYRVEKMKYGKKKDKTTLIYNAHITLKDIPLDAYDYVVNGKPALDWVVERQCVKTDKKSGIVNDANDWAIDTMNNPRYPLELFMRVITVSLETMKIVNGLPKLDI is encoded by the coding sequence ATGACCGCCCTTCAAAAGATACTTGAGACCTACCGCGAAGCCTCTACCACCGAGCGTGAGAAAGGCACCTACTTTGAAGAGTTGACTATCTGCTATCTTAAAAATGAAGCAACTTACAAAGACTTGTACAGTGACGTGTGGATGTATTCCGAATGGGCCGAGCTTGAGGGGCTTGATAAGCAGGACACCGGCATTGACCTTGTAGCAAAAACGCGAGGCACGGAAGAATTTCACGCTATCCAGTGTAAACTCTACGCCGAAAGCCATACGATTCAGAAAAGCGACATAGATAGTTTCTTTACCGCTTCCGGCAAAAAATATTTCACGAATCGTATTATCGTTTGCACCACGAACAAGTGGAGTGGTCCCGCTGAAAAGTCTCTCAGTGATCAATTCCCCCCGGTCAACAAAATCGACCTGCACGACCTAGAAAATAGTCAAATCGACTGGTCACAATACCAACCCGACACCGAGCCAGTCCTTAAAGAGAAATACGGTCTTCGTGACCACCAGCAAGCCGCCTATGATGCCGTTGAAAAAGGCTTAAAGACGGCAGATCGTGGCAAGCTCATTATGGCTTGTGGAACCGGCAAGACGTTCACCAGCTTGAAAATTGCCGAAGGATTGGCAGGTAAAGGTAAACGCGTCCTCTTTATGGTACCGAGCCTTGCCCTGCTTTCCCAGACCCTCACGGAATGGACACAACAAAGCGTCACGCCCCTGCATAGTTTTGCAGTGTGTTCTGATAGCGACGTGGGCAAAAAGCGCAAGAAAGACGACGACAGCGTACAGGTGTTTACCCATGAGCTGCGCTACCCGGCCACTACGCAACCCGATAAGCTGGCACAGGAAATGGACAAACGTCACGACAGCCAGCACATGAGTGTGGTGTTTTCCACTTATCATTCCATCGACGTTTTGAATGCGGCCCAATATGAACACGACTTGCCGGAATTCGACCTGATTATTTGCGATGAAGCGCATAGAACCACCGGCGCAACCTTTGCCAATGACGATGAATCCAACTTCGTCAAAGTCCATGAAAATCGTTTCGTGAAGGCGGCAAAGCGTATCTACATGACCGCTACCCCACGCCTCTATGGGGATACTGCAAAGGCCACTGCCGAGCGCGACGACATTGTTCTTTGCTCCATGGATGACGAAAAGCAGTACGGCAAAGAACTGTACACCATTAATTTCTCGGAAGCCGTCAAACTCGGTCTGTTATGCGATTATAAAGTGCTGGTCTTGTCTGTTGATGAAACCCATGTCAGCCGCCGTATTCAAGACCTGCTCAAATCCAAAGACAATCAGCTTAAAGTTGACGATGCCGCAAAGATCATCGGTTGCTGGAAAGCCCTTTCAAAACAAGATGTGACCGACGACCTTGTGGACGATGCCGCCCCCATGAAACGGGCCGTTGCCTTTTGCCAAGTAATCGAGATTGCGAGGAACGCGAGGAAACACAAGGTTAGCTCGAAAAACATTGCGAACATGTTTCAAAAGGTTGTGAAGAGCTATCAGGAATCCGAGACTGAAGAGCTTGTATCGAGCCTCACTTGTGAAGCCGACCATGTAGACGGCTCCATGAACGCCAGCACTAAGGAAAGTAAACTCGACTGGCTCCGGGCCGAATCGTCGGAAAATACCTGCCGCATACTGAGCAACGTCCGTTGTCTCTCCGAAGGCGTGGACGTTCCCGCGTTGGATGCCGTCTTGTTCCTCACTCCCCGCAACTCACAGGTTGACGTGGTTCAGTCCGTGGGCCGTGTCATGCGAAACGCTCCGGGCAAGAAGCGTGGCTATGTCATTCTTCCCGTGGTTATCCCGGCAGGCAAGAAGCCCCATGAAGCTCTGAATGACAATGTGACGTATAAAGTCGTTTGGCAAGTATTGCAGGCCTTGCGTTCGCACGATGACCGCTTTGACGCCATGGTGAATAAAACAGATCTGGTCGGGCCTGATACCCAAAAGATTGAGGTTGTCACCATTACCGACAAGATCAATGCAAAGACCGCTGCAAAGTTGGGCAGCACTGGAAAAGGTTCACAGACCATAGGCGAAGCCGAAACACCCCGGCGCGATCCGGTGGCAAAACAGCTCACGTTTGAAATAAGCGACTTTGAACGCGCCATTTATGCCAAGCTGGTAAAGAAATGCGGCAACCGCCACCACTGGGAAGACTGGGCCAATGATATTGCCAAGATTGCCCAGACCCATATTAGCCGGATTCACACGATTCTCGCCGACGAAACCCACGTCAAGGAACGCAAGGCCTTTCACGACTTTGCCGAAGAATTGCGGGACGATCTCAATGACTCCATTAGTGACGAAGAAGTTATTGAAATGCTGGCTCAACACCTCATTACAAAGCCGGTCTTTGATGCCTTGTTTGAGGGCTATAGCTTTGCCAGCAACAACCCTATTTCACAAGCCATGCAAGGGGTCTTGGATTCCTTGGAAGAGCATAGGCTGGACAAGGAAGCCGACACGCTGGAACGGTTCTATGAAAGCGTTAAATTGCGGGCTTCCGGTATCGACAACGCCGAAGGCAAACAGAAAATCGTGGTCGAACTCTATGACAAGTTTTTCCGCAATGCCTTCCCGAAAATGACTGAACGCCTTGGCATCGTGTACACGCCCGTCGAGGTGGTTGATTTTATCATTCATAGCGTCAATGACGTGCTGAAAAGCGAATTCGGGCAGACCCTCGGCAGTGAGGGAGTGCATATCATCGACCCTTTCACCGGGACTGGTACTTTTATTACCCGCCTTTTGCAAAGTGGTTTGATTTCACCCGAACAACTCCCCCACAAGTACAAGTATGAGATTCACGCCAATGAAATTGTATTGCTCGCCTACTACATAGCGGCCATCAATATTGAAGCCGTTTACCATACGCTTATGGATGGTAAGGATGAGTACCAACTTTTTGAAGGTATTTGCCTGACAGACACTTTTCAGCTGTACGAGAAAGAAGATTTGATTAGCGCAATGCTGGAAGACAACAGCGAAAGGCGCAAGCGGCAGAAAGAGTTGGATATAAGGGTTATTATGGGGAACCCACCGTATTCAGAGGGGCAGGCAAGTGCGAATGATAATAATCAAAATGTGGTTTACCCCCACTTGGATGGGCGCATTCGAGGGACATATGCCGCCAACTCTAATGCGAAACTCTCAAAAGGACTATATAATAGCTATATCCGTTCAATTCGTTGGGCGTCGGACAGGATTGGCGATAGTGGAGTAATCGGTTTTGTTTCTGGCTCTGGGTTTGTAGAGAAGCCTGCTATGGATGGAATACGAAAGTGTTTGGCCGAAGAGTTCTCAAGCATATATGTTTTAAACTTGAGAGGGGATATTCGGAAAAACATGTTGAGTAAAGGGCGAGCGAAGGAAGGGCAGAATATCTTCGGCAGTGGTAGTATGACGGGTATTGCTATTACGCTGTTCGTAAAAAATGCCAGCACAAAGAAAAAGGGGCAAATCTTCTACCATGATATAGGAGATGATTTAAGCCAAGCTGACAAACTTGGGCGGTTAGTTGAACTTGATAGTCAAAGCAACATCCAAGCCATGGATGAATGGGCGACGATCTCCCCAGATAGTCACGGCGATTGGCTAAATTTACGAAATGACATCTTTTCTAAACATATTGTTCTTGGAGACAGAAAAGGTGATTCTAAACTGTTTGCCAACTATTCCCAAGGCCTTCTCTCTTCTCGTGACGCATGGTGTTATTCGTTCTCAAAGACACGACTTTTGAAAAACATGAAAACCATGATTGCCTGCTTCAGTGATGAAGTTGTGCGATTTAGTGAGGCCCATCAAGGGGAGACAACAAAAGAGCGCGCTTCAAAACTGAATGCTTTTTTGTTGTCTGATCCAACTCTAATCAGCTGGTCTGTAAACTTGAAAAAGGAAGTGCTGCGGGAGACTGATATTCAGTTTGATGCCACAAAGGTCCGTAGAACTATGTATCGTCCATTTGTAAAACAGTGGTTGTATATGGACCGGTGTTTAAATGAAAGAGTCCTCCAGATGCCTCGTTTTTTCCCGGACTATGACCCGGAGAACCTTGTCATTTGTGTGTCTGGTATTGGGGCCAGAAGTGGTTTTTCGGTGTTAATGGTTGACTCCGTGTCAAACTTCCATTTCCTAGATACTAGCCAATGCTTCCCCCTTCACTACTACGAGGAAAATCAGCCTCCAAAAAAACAAAAGCAAGTTGGTTTATTTGATGAGCCTCGGTCAAATGATAAGAAGCATGTTAAGCGTGATGGACTTACTGACAGCGGCCTGAATGAGTTTCGAGATGCTTATCCCAACGAGACAATCAGTAAAGAAGATGTTTTCTATTACGTTTACGGTCTTCTTCATTCCCCAGATTACCGGGGGCGATTCAATAACAATCTGGCTAAAGAACTTCCTCACATTCCGTGCGTCAAAAGTGCAGTTGACTTCTGGGCCTTCAGTAAGTCGGGCCGAGGACTGGCCGACCTGCATCTCAACTATGAAACGGTTGAGCCGTACCCGTTGACCATGGACACCGGCGACAAGAAGCTTGAGGACAAGCACTACCGTGTGGAGAAGATGAAGTACGGCAAGAAGAAGGACAAAACCACGCTCATATACAACGCTCACATTACGCTGAAAGATATCCCTCTTGACGCCTATGACTACGTTGTGAACGGCAAACCGGCCCTCGACTGGGTAGTGGAACGCCAATGCGTCAAGACGGACAAGAAATCCGGCATCGTGAATGACGCAAACGACTGGGCAATCGACACCATGAACAACCCACGCTACCCGCTGGAATTGTTTATGCGCGTTATCACGGTGAGCCTCGAAACAATGAAGATCGTAAACGGATTGCCGAAGCTGGATATCTAG